From a single Anomaloglossus baeobatrachus isolate aAnoBae1 chromosome 4, aAnoBae1.hap1, whole genome shotgun sequence genomic region:
- the PIGBOS1 gene encoding protein PIGBOS1, translated as MKRGLPFGQLFLAVLLGFAGGVYIYKPLLQQYTHERKPLESDITTIDAIKKEKE; from the coding sequence ATGAAACGGGGTCTTCCTTTCGGCCAGCTATTTTTGGCGGTGCTACTAGGATTTGCTGGCGGTGTATACATCTACAAGCCCCTTCTTCAGCAGTACACACATGAGAGGAAACCGCTAGAGTCGGACATTACCACCATAGATGctataaaaaaagaaaaggaatGA